One region of Halohasta litchfieldiae genomic DNA includes:
- a CDS encoding plasmid replication protein RepH has translation METVSDGEETLDKQLKQVWDIIKELPEVSGRLRLLGNLPVNGEREYRDLKQDDEIGVKSGTIGRYIVDLEERGLVDIDRRGRYNSASLTSLGQLAVEEFLTADYRLIHPSQSTLETALTLTPQSDAGTVYRAQASTEGGDGLPPTATAEEWLATTGSPANGNSYVQWLNGPSDVLDAWGMHQRYGASRRNPGVNLADDLLSKFDDGRVSYLSCFDDDLLVISQWGGPLPTLGRIAGALLSNKALSKILSPSALGNEFEEIDDAVVDKLDEKAGDILRWGHQIGWFSEDEEQYDDWKDRISTVRSLCLEKVGELTNSDDVEARTELFRDLQGLIASATQLYYTIDVDVTINVRMPDTGMLVRDDKRLNDFLDFARYTVPKQSVYGIHSGYRMLLEDREQKLKMRLPYDVDEADPTMHLTASWVFSGPTMTDLKADIEEAIEREAGEIREAIADGTETAPVMEIPVQISNTYTATRELIEEFATSKGYEVSYRGDIHERDDDLERLTRLFLRVLGTADRPHRACPSDVAEAMLHIARSTRSFDFISIKDISYGLSQLPTDRLLPELPPTATKLLKTLLNSPDPLGRSAIIEKAGISGSSYDRYINELAAWDIIEPTESGGRRQWEAHLEPWWSPQSHHEEPFGEPDPDTAIIDATFARDIGSRVLCHYISHYDLPELEEVYMSGLCPISPDDDIRVLFTRHARLSRWWAFLWGAYADESELKTGPSEVSPSSTGMIRLGRLEVDTPQSHLREVSSMPSD, from the coding sequence ATGGAGACTGTCTCTGATGGTGAGGAGACATTGGATAAACAACTCAAGCAGGTATGGGATATTATCAAAGAGCTCCCTGAAGTGTCTGGTCGACTCCGGCTCCTAGGGAACCTTCCTGTTAACGGAGAACGCGAATACCGTGATCTCAAGCAGGACGATGAGATCGGTGTCAAGTCGGGGACTATCGGACGCTACATTGTCGATCTAGAAGAAAGAGGGCTCGTAGACATTGATCGTCGAGGGCGGTACAATAGTGCGTCTCTCACGTCACTTGGCCAGCTTGCTGTCGAGGAGTTTCTCACTGCTGACTACCGGCTGATTCACCCCTCCCAGTCGACGTTGGAGACGGCTCTTACGCTGACCCCTCAGTCCGATGCAGGTACAGTGTATAGGGCGCAGGCAAGCACGGAAGGGGGGGATGGATTACCTCCGACAGCAACCGCCGAGGAGTGGCTCGCGACAACCGGCTCTCCAGCGAACGGCAACAGCTACGTCCAGTGGCTCAACGGCCCATCTGATGTCCTCGACGCTTGGGGAATGCACCAGCGATACGGTGCTAGCCGCCGAAACCCCGGGGTAAACCTCGCCGATGACCTCCTCTCGAAGTTCGACGACGGTCGAGTTTCCTATCTCAGCTGTTTCGACGACGATCTCCTCGTTATCTCTCAGTGGGGTGGGCCACTTCCCACACTAGGACGTATCGCGGGAGCCTTACTGAGCAACAAAGCACTGAGTAAGATACTCTCTCCGTCTGCCCTCGGTAACGAGTTCGAGGAGATCGATGATGCCGTGGTCGACAAACTCGACGAAAAGGCAGGAGATATTCTCCGGTGGGGCCATCAGATCGGGTGGTTCAGCGAGGACGAAGAACAGTATGATGACTGGAAAGACCGCATCAGCACTGTTCGGAGCCTCTGCCTCGAGAAAGTTGGAGAACTCACCAACAGCGACGATGTTGAGGCTCGAACTGAGTTGTTCCGAGACCTCCAGGGACTGATCGCTTCAGCAACCCAGCTGTACTACACCATTGACGTCGACGTGACGATCAACGTCCGAATGCCGGATACTGGGATGTTGGTTCGAGACGACAAACGCCTGAATGACTTCCTGGATTTCGCTCGGTACACGGTTCCCAAACAGTCTGTCTACGGGATCCACTCGGGATACCGAATGCTCCTGGAAGATCGCGAGCAGAAACTGAAAATGCGGCTGCCGTATGATGTTGATGAGGCCGATCCAACGATGCACCTGACCGCCTCATGGGTGTTTTCGGGGCCGACGATGACGGATCTCAAAGCAGACATAGAGGAGGCCATCGAACGGGAAGCAGGTGAGATTCGAGAAGCCATCGCTGACGGAACAGAGACTGCACCGGTGATGGAAATCCCAGTGCAGATCTCGAACACCTACACCGCAACTCGTGAGCTCATTGAGGAGTTCGCGACCTCGAAAGGCTACGAGGTGTCTTATCGCGGCGATATCCATGAGCGAGACGACGACCTAGAGCGTCTGACTCGGCTCTTTCTCCGGGTCTTGGGGACCGCTGATCGGCCTCATCGAGCGTGTCCTTCGGACGTCGCCGAAGCGATGCTGCATATTGCTCGGTCGACTCGGAGCTTCGATTTCATCAGCATCAAAGACATCTCCTACGGGCTGTCACAGCTCCCAACAGATCGGTTGCTTCCCGAACTCCCACCGACAGCGACGAAACTGCTGAAAACACTGCTCAATTCTCCGGATCCACTGGGCCGATCAGCAATCATCGAGAAGGCTGGAATCTCTGGGAGTAGCTACGATCGGTACATCAACGAACTGGCTGCGTGGGACATCATCGAACCGACCGAATCCGGGGGTCGACGGCAGTGGGAAGCCCACTTAGAGCCGTGGTGGAGTCCACAAAGCCATCACGAGGAGCCGTTTGGTGAACCAGATCCAGACACAGCGATCATTGACGCAACGTTCGCTCGTGATATTGGGAGTCGAGTGTTGTGCCACTACATTTCACACTACGATCTTCCAGAGTTAGAGGAGGTGTATATGAGTGGTTTATGCCCAATTAGTCCGGATGACGACATCCGGGTGTTATTCACACGCCATGCTCGGTTATCCCGGTGGTGGGCGTTCCTGTGGGGAGCGTATGCCGATGAGAGTGAACTCAAGACTGGTCCTTCAGAGGTCTCACCATCGTCAACAGGTATGATCCGTTTAGGTCGATTGGAAGTCGACACTCCTCAATCGCATCTCCGAGAAGTTTCATCGATGCCGTCTGACTGA
- a CDS encoding type II toxin-antitoxin system RelE family toxin — protein sequence MGISEFKVLDEDVSQDLAGFQAHEVDRIKSKIQDINTACVLGSRDPRFHHDYTKLAGGSDKYTFYRKWVGRDKFRLIFEVSGERMVLVAVLKKDDHAYNPSEYAQRMSEFESGDRQGEIP from the coding sequence ATGGGCATCTCGGAGTTCAAAGTTCTTGATGAAGATGTGTCGCAGGATCTTGCAGGATTCCAAGCCCACGAAGTCGACCGGATTAAATCGAAAATACAGGACATCAACACTGCTTGTGTTTTAGGTTCACGAGATCCACGTTTTCATCACGATTACACGAAGCTCGCTGGTGGCAGTGATAAATACACGTTCTATCGGAAGTGGGTTGGCCGTGATAAGTTCCGCCTCATCTTCGAAGTTTCTGGTGAGCGAATGGTGCTGGTCGCAGTCCTAAAAAAGGATGATCACGCCTACAATCCATCAGAGTACGCTCAAAGAATGAGCGAATTCGAAAGTGGAGATAGACAAGGCGAAATACCTTGA